In Helianthus annuus cultivar XRQ/B chromosome 9, HanXRQr2.0-SUNRISE, whole genome shotgun sequence, the following are encoded in one genomic region:
- the LOC110877823 gene encoding LL-diaminopimelate aminotransferase, chloroplastic, whose translation MASSSSSNIQKDPSTYKTKVSRNENIAKLQAGYLFPEVRRRKAEHVLKYPDAQVISLGIGDTTEPIPEVITTAMAKRALGLSTVEGYTGYGGEGGEKQLRARIASTFYANLGINEDDVFVSDGAKSDISRLQVLFGSNVTMAVQDPSYPAYVDSSVIMGQTGQFQKDVEKYTNIEYMKCTPENDFFPDLSEVSRTDVIFFCSPNNPTGSAASREQLIQLVKFAKDNGSIIVYDTAYAMYASGDTPKTIFEIPGAKEVAIEIASFSKYAGFTGVRLGWTIVPKEVKYSDGSPVAKDFNRIVCTGFSGPSNIAQAGGLACLSPEGLEAMHQVVGFYKENTKILVDTFTSLGFKVYGGKHAPYVWVHFPGRISWDVFSEILEKTHVVTTPGSGFGPAGEGFVRFSAFGHRESVLEACRRFNELYK comes from the exons ATGGCGTCATCTTCATCATCAAACATTCAAAAGGATCCTTCAA CTTACAAGACTAAAGTCTCAAGGAATGAGAACATTGCTAAGCTTCAAGCTGGTTACCTCTTTCCAGAG GTTCGTAGAAGGAAGGCTGAACACGTGTTGAAGTATCCTGATGCACAAGTGATAAGCCTTGGAATTGGTGATACTACCGAGCCCATCCCAGAAGTTATCACTACTGCCATGGCTAAG AGAGCACTTGGCTTATCTACCGTTGAGGGTTATACTGGTTATGGAGGTGAAGGAGGTGAAAAG CAACTGAGAGCTCGTATTGCTTCAACGTTCTATGCAAACCTTGGCATAAACGAAGATGACGTATTTGTATCTGATGGTGCAAAATCCGACATTTCTCGCCTTCAG GTCCTATTTGGGTCTAATGTTACAATGGCAGTGCAAGATCCATCATACCCG GCTTATGTAGATTCAAGTGTGATTATGGGTCAGACAGGGCAGTTCCAAAAGGATGTTGAGAAATATACAAACATAGAATACATGAAATGTACTCCAGAGAACGATTTTTTTCCTGATTTATCTGAAGTTTCTCGAACAGACGTCATATTTTTCTGTTCGCCCAACAATCCAACGGGTTCTGCTGCGTCAAGGGAGCAACTGATTCAGTTAGTAAAGTTTGCCAAGGATAACGGGTCCATCATCGTTTATGATACAGCATATGCCATGTATGCATCGGGTGACACCCCTAAAACCATCTTTGAAATCCCGGGAGCCAAAGAG GTTGCGATTGAAATCGCATCTTTCTCTAAGTATGCTGGATTTACAGGAGTTCGCCTCGGTTGGACTATTGTCCCGAAAGAAGTTAAGTATTCAGATGGGTCTCCTGTGGCTAAGGACTTCAACCGCATTGTTTGTACTGGCTTCAGCGGGCCATCAAACATCGCGCAAGCTGGTGGCCTTGCATGCCTTTCTCCTGAAGGTCTTGAG GCTATGCATCAAGTGGTTGGGTTCTACAAAGAGAATACAAAGATTTTAGTGGACACATTTACTTCACTTGGTTTTAAAGTATATGGAGGAAAACATGCTCCATATGTGTGGGTCCACTTCCCTGGTCGAATCTCATGGGACGTGTTCAGTGAGATTCTTGAGAAGACTCATGTTGTGACCACACCTGGAAGTGGGTTCGGACCCGCAGGTGAAGGGTTTGTTAGGTTCAGTGCCTTTGGCCACAGGGAGTCTGTGTTGGAAGCCTGTCGCAGATTCAATGAGCTCTACAAGTGA
- the LOC110877825 gene encoding transcription factor GTE7, with product MASTVLASRNHTSMGEIPNNPRHLNPNPSQKPKIKKKQAVSDDAYSYNQRPAGRGYGNGFNYGEYVTYRVASCSRSEINELRRKLASDLDRIRSLNDRIQVGEVNPGNKFGSSNKVLKYGCENLLKNCKQVLTKLMKHKLSWVFNKPVDVVAFGLHDYHQIIKSPMDLGSVKLNLSKNMYSSPLDFASDVRLVFENAMLYNPKTDEVHGMAQQLLSYFEMLFRPIQAKLPTNHRVNEFSAVDEFNGSSWDDIQTPERSKKPKFSDPVAPVLNKQNHSTASKPIVPPVVQPPMRTPSPMQAAEPEPEQIKPSSTATRGTVPKLPKPRAKDPNKRDMNMEEKQKLGLGLQSMPPEKMPQLLQIIRKRNDQLAQEGDEIELDIEALDTETLWELDRFVTNWKKLVSKTKRQALLVNSATVDIDDVDGMKKNKKEAGEEDVDIGDEMPESSFPHVEIEKDDGGIGEQGQAAGHGNENENASSTSSGSSSSSSGESSSSSDSDSGSDSDADEAHS from the exons ATGGCGTCGACGGTTTTAGCGAGTCGGAATCATACAAGTATGGGAGAAATCCCTAATAATCCTCGTCATCTGAACCCTAACCCTAGCCAAAAACCCAAAATAAAGAAAAAGCAGGCCGTATCGGATGATGCTTATTCGTACAACCAACGTCCGGCGGGTAGGGGATATGGGAATGGGTTCAATTACGGGGAGTATGTGACCTACCGTGTTGCTTCGTGCTCTAGAAGCGAGATTAATGAGCTTAGGAGGAAATTAGCTTCGGATCTTGACCGAATTCGGAGCCTGAATGATCGAATTCAGGTTGGGGAAGTAAACCCGGGAAATAAATTCGGATCTAGCAACAAAGTGTTGAAATATGGTTGTGAGAATTTGTTGAAGAATTGTAAGCAGGTTTTAACGAAATTGATGAAGCATAAGCTCAGCTGGGTGTTTAACAAACCGGTTGACGTGGTAGCTTTTGGGCTTCATGATTACCATCAGATTATTAAGAGCCCGATGGATTTGGGTTCAGTTAAGTTGAATTTGTCCAAGAATATGTATTCTAGTCCACTTGATTTTGCCTCCGATGTTCGGTTGGTGTTTGAGAATGCGATGCTTTATAACCCCAAGACGGATGAGGTTCATGGAATGGCTCAACAGCTGCTGTCCTATTTTGAGATGCTTTTTAGACCGATTCAGGCGAAATTGCCTACTAATCACCGTGTGAATGAGTTTTCTGCTGTAGATGAATTCAATGGAAGTTCGTGGGACGATATACAGACGCCTGAGAGATCCAAGAAGCCGAAATTTAGTGATCCGGTTGCTCCTGTTTTAAACAAGCAAAATCACTCCACTGCGTCCAAACCGATCGTCCCACCTGTTGTTCAGCCGCCTATGCGGACTCCATCGCCAATGCAGGCTgcagaaccagaaccagaacagatCAAACCGTCATCAACTGCGACACGAGGAACTGTGCCGAAGCTGCCCAAGCCCAGAGCCAAGGATCCGAACAAGAGGGACATGAACATGGAAGAGAAACAGAAATTGGGGTTAGGGCTGCAAAGTATGCCACCAGAGAAGATGCCACAGTTATTGCAGATCATACGTAAGAGGAACGATCAGTTGGCACAAGAGGGTGATGAAATCGAGCTTGACATAGAGGCTTTGGACACAGAAACGCTCTGGGAGCTCGATCGGTTTGTCACCAACTGGAAGAAACTAGTGAGCAAGACGAAAAGGCAAGCACTTTTAGTAAACAGCGCAACGGTCGACATTGATGAT GTTGACGGGATGAAGAAAAACAAGAAGGAAGCAGGGGAAGAAGATGTCGATATTGGCGATGAGATGCCGGAGAGCAGCTTCCCTCATGTGGAGATTGAGAAAGATGATGGTGGTATTGGtgaacagggtcaagctgcaggTCATGGAAATGAGAATGAGAATGCAAGCAGCACCTCTAGCGGATCGAGCAGTTCAAGCAGTGGCGAGTCGTCTTCCTCGAGCG ATTCAGACTCTGGGAGTGATTCAGATGCAGATGAGGCGCATTCGTAA
- the LOC110877826 gene encoding DNA-directed RNA polymerase II subunit RPB7 isoform X1 yields the protein MFFHIVLERNMQLHPRHFGRDLREKLVSKLMKDVEGTCSGRHGFVVAITGIENVGKGLIRDGTGFVTFPVKYQCVVFRPFKGEILEAVVSMVNKMGFFAEAGPVQIFVSNHLIPDDMEFQSGDMPNYTTSDGSVKIQKDSEVRLKIIGTRVDATEIFCIGTIKDDFLGVISDPGTTS from the exons ATGTTTTTCCACATTGTTCTGGAGCGAAACATGCAGCTTCACCCTCGCCATTTCGGCCGTGACCTTCGCGAAAAGCTTGTTTCAAAGCTTATGAAAGATGTAGAGGGCACTTGCAG TGGCCGGCACGGGTTTGTTGTGGCCATAACAGGCATAGAGAATGTTGGAAAAGGGCTTATTCGAGATGGCACGGGTTTTGTAACTTTTCCCGTCAAGTATCAGTGTGTTGTATTTCGACCATTTAAAGGAGAGATCTTAGAAGCTGTCGTCTCCATGGTTAATAAG ATGGGTTTCTTTGCTGAAGCTGGGCCTGTTCAAATCTTTGTGTCAAACCAT TTGATACCCGATGACATGGAGTTTCAGTCGGGGGATATGCCTAATTACACAACTTCAGATGGATCT GTGAAAATTCAAAAGGATAGCGAGGTGCGGTTGAAGATCATTGGGACTCGAGTCGATGCCACTGAAATT TTCTGCATTGGGACTATTAAAGATGACTTCTTGGGTGTGATTAGTGATCCCGGTACAACTTCTTAA
- the LOC110877826 gene encoding DNA-directed RNA polymerase II subunit RPB7 isoform X2, which produces MFFHIVLERNMQLHPRHFGRDLREKLVSKLMKDVEGTCSGRHGFVVAITGIENVGKGLIRDGTGFVTFPVKYQCVVFRPFKGEILEAVVSMVNKLIPDDMEFQSGDMPNYTTSDGSVKIQKDSEVRLKIIGTRVDATEIFCIGTIKDDFLGVISDPGTTS; this is translated from the exons ATGTTTTTCCACATTGTTCTGGAGCGAAACATGCAGCTTCACCCTCGCCATTTCGGCCGTGACCTTCGCGAAAAGCTTGTTTCAAAGCTTATGAAAGATGTAGAGGGCACTTGCAG TGGCCGGCACGGGTTTGTTGTGGCCATAACAGGCATAGAGAATGTTGGAAAAGGGCTTATTCGAGATGGCACGGGTTTTGTAACTTTTCCCGTCAAGTATCAGTGTGTTGTATTTCGACCATTTAAAGGAGAGATCTTAGAAGCTGTCGTCTCCATGGTTAATAAG TTGATACCCGATGACATGGAGTTTCAGTCGGGGGATATGCCTAATTACACAACTTCAGATGGATCT GTGAAAATTCAAAAGGATAGCGAGGTGCGGTTGAAGATCATTGGGACTCGAGTCGATGCCACTGAAATT TTCTGCATTGGGACTATTAAAGATGACTTCTTGGGTGTGATTAGTGATCCCGGTACAACTTCTTAA